A part of Deltaproteobacteria bacterium genomic DNA contains:
- the ndk gene encoding nucleoside-diphosphate kinase, with protein MKKQRTLSIVKPDGVAKGVVGEVVRRFEAAGIRIVAMRMLHLTKQEAEGFYAVHRERPFFGSLTDFMSSGPIVVMVLEGPDVIARNRALMGATDPKKADKGTIRADLAANVERNIVHGSDAPDTAATEISYFFSSLDLVS; from the coding sequence ATGAAGAAGCAGCGGACCCTTTCGATCGTCAAGCCGGACGGAGTCGCCAAGGGAGTGGTCGGGGAGGTCGTCCGGCGATTCGAGGCGGCGGGGATCCGGATCGTCGCGATGCGGATGCTCCACCTCACGAAACAGGAGGCGGAGGGGTTCTACGCCGTCCACCGCGAGCGGCCGTTCTTCGGCTCCCTGACCGATTTCATGTCCTCCGGGCCGATCGTCGTGATGGTCCTCGAGGGTCCGGACGTGATCGCCCGCAACCGCGCGCTGATGGGCGCCACCGACCCGAAGAAGGCCGACAAGGGGACGATCCGCGCCGACCTCGCCGCCAACGTCGAGCGGAACATCGTGCACGGATCCGACGCCCCGGATACGGCCGCAACGGAAATATCGTACTTTTTCAGCAGTTTGGATCTGGTGAGTTAA
- a CDS encoding 2-oxoacid:acceptor oxidoreductase family protein, with protein MSVRYEIRFSGSGGQGLILAGVIFAEAATIFDKKNAVQSQSYGPEARGGASKSEVIISDRPIDFPKATEIDLMLALTQEACLKYYKDIKPTGILLVDEDFVKELPKGNFKIVRLPIIRTASEEIGKAFVANIVAIGAITAFTGQVSLESVEKAVLSRVPKGTEELNKKALMAGYELAKAKTA; from the coding sequence ATGAGCGTGCGATATGAGATCCGGTTTTCCGGTTCCGGCGGCCAGGGGCTGATCCTCGCCGGGGTCATCTTCGCGGAAGCGGCCACCATCTTCGACAAGAAGAACGCCGTGCAGAGCCAGTCGTACGGGCCCGAGGCGCGCGGCGGCGCATCCAAGTCGGAAGTCATCATCTCCGACAGGCCGATCGATTTCCCGAAGGCCACCGAGATCGACCTGATGCTTGCCCTGACGCAGGAGGCGTGTCTGAAGTATTACAAGGACATAAAGCCGACCGGGATCCTCCTTGTGGACGAGGACTTCGTCAAGGAGCTCCCCAAGGGGAATTTCAAGATCGTCAGGCTTCCGATCATCCGGACCGCCTCCGAGGAGATCGGGAAGGCGTTCGTCGCCAACATCGTGGCCATCGGTGCCATCACGGCCTTCACCGGGCAGGTCAGCCTGGAGTCGGTCGAGAAGGCGGTCCTCTCCCGCGTCCCGAAGGGGACCGAGGAGCTGAACAAGAAGGCGCTCATGGCCGGGTACGAGCTCGCGAAGGCGAAGACCGCCTGA
- a CDS encoding 2-oxoacid:ferredoxin oxidoreductase subunit beta has protein sequence MAFDYNQYIRGGKLPHIWCPGCTYGIVFKSLLRVVDTLKLNRDDIALVSGIGCASRLPGYVDFNTLHTTHGRALGFATGIKMAKPDKHVLVVSGDGDATAIGGNHFIHACRRNIDITVLVFNNFIYGMTGGQYSPTTPSGHLATTMPYGNVDPSFNIPELAKGAGASFVARGTAYHAAGLDRLISDAMQHKGLSVVEIINACPTTHGRRNKFKSPTDMLLWMKDTFIPAVAFDKLPPEKTAGKFPMGVLFKKEGVPEYCETYYAMAERVRKPKEGRA, from the coding sequence ATGGCGTTCGACTACAACCAGTACATCCGCGGCGGGAAGCTGCCGCACATCTGGTGCCCGGGCTGCACCTACGGCATCGTGTTCAAGTCGCTGCTCCGCGTGGTGGACACCCTGAAGCTCAACCGGGACGATATCGCCCTGGTGTCGGGGATCGGGTGCGCCTCGCGGCTGCCCGGGTATGTGGACTTCAACACCCTCCACACGACCCACGGGCGCGCCCTCGGGTTCGCCACCGGCATCAAGATGGCGAAGCCGGACAAGCACGTCCTGGTGGTCAGCGGCGACGGCGACGCGACGGCGATCGGCGGGAACCACTTCATCCACGCCTGCCGCCGGAACATCGACATCACCGTGCTCGTATTCAACAACTTCATCTACGGGATGACCGGGGGGCAATACTCCCCGACCACCCCCTCCGGCCACCTGGCCACCACGATGCCGTACGGCAACGTCGACCCGTCGTTCAACATCCCGGAGCTGGCAAAGGGAGCCGGGGCGAGCTTCGTGGCCCGCGGGACCGCCTACCACGCGGCGGGGCTCGACCGGCTGATCTCCGACGCGATGCAGCACAAGGGGCTATCGGTGGTCGAGATCATCAACGCGTGCCCGACCACCCACGGCCGCCGCAACAAGTTCAAGAGCCCGACCGACATGCTCCTTTGGATGAAGGACACGTTCATCCCGGCCGTGGCGTTCGACAAGCTTCCGCCGGAGAAGACCGCCGGCAAGTTCCCCATGGGCGTCCTCTTCAAGAAGGAGGGGGTTCCGGAATACTGCGAAACCTACTACGCCATGGCGGAGCGCGTCAGGAAGCCGAAAGAGGGGAGGGCGTAA